A single window of Methanosphaera sp. DNA harbors:
- the galU gene encoding UTP--glucose-1-phosphate uridylyltransferase GalU — MKAVIPAAGLGTRFLPATKAQPKEMLPVFNKPTIQYVVEEIVQSGIDDILIITGKGKRSIEDHFDRSFELEYTLEQKGKLDYLEQVQEITDMADIHYIRQKKQNGLGDAILCAEKHIGDEAFAVLLGDTITHSKVPCTKQLLDVYEKYGGSTIAIETLPDAKVERYGIVDGVEVSDNIYEVKNLVEKPKLEDAPSNLGITGRYILTSDIFDKLKNTKPGVGGEIQLTDAINAQDNVYATTFEGDIYDIGNTVEWLKSSIDMALDSDDRDLIIEYMKSKLDNL; from the coding sequence ATGAAAGCAGTTATACCAGCAGCAGGACTAGGTACAAGATTCCTACCTGCTACAAAAGCACAGCCAAAGGAAATGTTACCAGTATTTAATAAGCCAACAATTCAGTATGTTGTTGAAGAAATTGTACAATCAGGAATTGATGACATACTTATAATTACAGGAAAAGGTAAAAGATCAATAGAAGATCATTTTGACAGATCATTTGAACTTGAATATACACTTGAACAAAAAGGAAAACTTGACTACCTAGAGCAAGTACAAGAAATTACAGATATGGCAGACATCCACTACATTCGTCAGAAAAAACAAAATGGTCTTGGTGATGCAATACTATGTGCTGAAAAACATATTGGTGATGAAGCATTTGCTGTACTTTTAGGTGATACAATTACACATTCAAAAGTTCCATGTACAAAACAATTACTTGATGTATATGAAAAATATGGTGGATCAACAATTGCAATAGAAACACTACCTGATGCAAAAGTAGAAAGATATGGAATAGTTGATGGAGTAGAAGTTTCAGATAACATCTATGAAGTTAAAAATCTTGTTGAAAAACCAAAACTTGAAGATGCACCATCAAACCTTGGAATAACAGGACGATACATTCTTACATCTGACATATTTGACAAACTTAAAAATACAAAACCTGGAGTAGGTGGTGAAATTCAACTTACAGATGCAATAAATGCACAAGACAACGTATATGCTACAACATTTGAAGGTGACATATATGATATTGGAAATACAGTTGAATGGCTTAAAAGTTCAATAGATATGGCACTTGACTCTGATGATCGTGACCTTATAATTGAATATATGAAATCAAAACTAGATAATTTATAA
- a CDS encoding glucose-1-phosphate thymidylyltransferase encodes MKGVILAGGHGTRLRPLTHTGPKQLIPIANKPVILYAIEDLRDAGITDIGIILGTNMPEKIKNALGDGSEFGVNITYIMQGEPKGLAHAAATAKDFVDGDSFVMYLGDNILKSGIEEFVDGFDESEFASRLLLQEVEDPRQFGVAELNNEGKIINLVEKPEHPKSNLALVGIYLFKNNIFDAIDKIKPSWRNELEITDAIQQLIDEKQSVDSFVVEGWWKDTGKPEDVLDANQLILETIDDDISDEAIIEDDVKLKGRIQIGKNTTIKSGTVIKGPVVIGENCQIKGYVGPYTSIGDNTEIIETEIDSSIIIGNSTIHSDKRITESLLGENSKIITDNESYPKGRSFVIGENSIVKL; translated from the coding sequence ATGAAGGGAGTTATTTTAGCAGGTGGACATGGAACACGTCTAAGACCATTAACACACACCGGACCTAAACAACTAATACCTATTGCAAATAAACCAGTAATATTATATGCAATAGAAGATCTACGTGATGCAGGAATTACAGATATAGGAATAATTCTTGGAACAAATATGCCAGAGAAAATAAAAAATGCACTAGGTGATGGATCAGAATTTGGTGTAAATATTACATACATCATGCAAGGTGAACCAAAAGGACTTGCACATGCAGCAGCAACAGCAAAAGACTTTGTAGATGGAGATTCATTTGTAATGTATCTAGGAGATAACATACTAAAATCTGGAATTGAAGAATTTGTAGATGGATTTGATGAATCAGAATTTGCATCAAGACTACTACTTCAAGAAGTTGAAGATCCAAGACAATTTGGAGTAGCAGAACTAAATAATGAAGGAAAAATCATAAATCTTGTTGAAAAACCAGAACATCCAAAAAGTAACCTAGCACTAGTTGGAATATACCTATTTAAAAACAATATCTTCGATGCAATAGATAAAATAAAACCATCCTGGAGAAATGAACTAGAAATAACAGATGCAATACAACAACTAATAGATGAAAAACAAAGTGTAGATTCATTTGTTGTAGAAGGATGGTGGAAAGATACAGGAAAACCTGAAGATGTACTAGATGCAAACCAATTAATACTTGAAACAATAGACGATGACATCTCAGATGAAGCAATAATAGAAGATGATGTAAAACTTAAAGGACGTATCCAGATAGGTAAAAATACCACAATAAAATCAGGAACTGTGATAAAAGGACCTGTAGTTATCGGTGAAAATTGCCAGATAAAAGGATATGTAGGACCTTACACCTCAATTGGTGATAATACAGAAATTATAGAAACAGAAATAGATTCATCAATAATAATTGGAAATTCAACAATACACTCAGATAAAAGAATAACAGAAAGTCTTCTTGGTGAAAACTCAAAAATAATAACAGACAATGAAAGCTATCCAAAAGGAAGAAGCTTTGTAATTGGTGAAAACTCTATTGTAAAACTATAA
- a CDS encoding Ig-like domain repeat protein: protein MNKKYFLLFCMVLMIFISTAAAESSDNLTVDNIQLKDHHTDEINTAADVDKSIDNRIYTNQKTSKKEDSTKTITQKQVNEKNNTIINLDEGNYKVDPIIVDNNVTIIGNSTTNTYISTNSTDHLFNITKNSHLTLINLTINNHQSETIATINNQGKLTLIGVDIINNTCLNRTAKGGAIYTTGEVDVKDSTFESNTASWGASVYNNGGVVNINNSLMRLDHTYNVGGSLYNIRGNMTVNNSRFIQNTAVSGAAIYNAFGKLDIENSMFLKNSAQTYYGGAIYTTGICNVLNSNFLYNNANYMGGAITNTNNFTAINSTFTSNTAGESGGAIENIPWTAKENGNIILIDCNFTENSAGINGGAIITLNSTDVDNNYGTITSRRCIYDSNSAGSCGGAIYSVGFIDLEYNVFLNDDAETSKEVYNGYKIKSVENNWWSLNNPDFKKMGVTPNSWVVMKFMNTTPLIENLQSHIKVTLNTLNNGNEITQPLPVRDVIYPTCNATYNENFQSINGSVENIVVANDTTNITVRVDNQRLILNAIKSDITYKLINNNQTIEVTYNLPSDINAKTSIKVNSKTIIKNQKIVNGKLTAIYDIPTSWRYNSYILNIIANNNGDILNKNITVMIPKRDVSIKISIDNNKKPIKVGDTIKIVVSVKMANQNITTGKIVFKINGKTQQSDIRVVDGKAVINYTIPYTFNPGNYTISIKYSGDENKNANMQTQILQVAKDNIYLKDNSTLYLMSDSGIRVPITLVDSHNNYVGEVKLCYKINNITYKTNITLVDGVFYFDYITPVVAQSSSLKQTLTIKVGESKRYNEAILNIPLIIE from the coding sequence ATGAATAAGAAATATTTCCTATTATTTTGCATGGTTTTAATGATATTTATATCAACAGCAGCAGCTGAAAGTAGTGATAATCTAACAGTAGATAATATTCAACTTAAAGATCATCATACAGATGAAATAAATACAGCAGCTGATGTAGATAAAAGCATAGATAATAGGATATATACAAATCAAAAAACATCTAAAAAAGAAGATTCAACAAAAACAATAACACAAAAACAGGTAAATGAAAAAAACAATACAATAATAAATCTCGATGAAGGAAACTACAAAGTTGATCCAATAATAGTTGACAATAACGTGACAATAATTGGAAATTCCACAACAAATACATATATTTCAACAAATTCAACAGATCACCTCTTTAATATAACTAAAAACTCACATCTTACACTAATAAATCTAACAATAAATAATCATCAATCTGAAACTATAGCTACAATAAACAACCAGGGAAAACTCACACTAATTGGTGTTGATATAATAAACAACACATGCCTTAATAGAACAGCAAAAGGTGGTGCAATCTATACAACAGGAGAAGTTGATGTTAAAGATTCAACATTTGAATCAAACACAGCATCATGGGGAGCATCAGTATATAATAATGGTGGAGTTGTAAATATTAATAATTCATTAATGCGTCTTGATCACACCTATAATGTTGGAGGATCACTCTATAATATTCGTGGAAATATGACAGTTAATAATTCACGATTTATACAAAATACAGCAGTAAGTGGTGCTGCAATATATAATGCATTTGGAAAATTAGATATTGAAAATTCAATGTTTCTTAAAAATTCAGCACAAACATACTATGGTGGTGCAATCTATACAACAGGAATATGTAATGTCTTAAATTCAAACTTCCTATATAATAATGCAAATTATATGGGTGGTGCAATAACAAATACAAATAACTTCACAGCAATAAATTCCACATTTACATCAAATACAGCAGGTGAAAGTGGTGGAGCAATAGAAAACATACCATGGACAGCAAAAGAAAATGGTAATATTATATTAATTGATTGTAACTTTACAGAAAATAGTGCAGGTATAAATGGTGGTGCAATAATAACACTTAACTCTACAGATGTAGATAACAACTATGGAACAATCACATCAAGACGTTGTATATACGATTCAAATAGTGCAGGAAGTTGTGGTGGTGCAATATATTCTGTTGGATTTATTGACCTTGAATATAATGTGTTTTTAAATGATGATGCAGAAACTTCAAAAGAAGTATATAATGGATATAAAATTAAATCAGTTGAAAATAATTGGTGGAGCTTAAATAATCCAGACTTTAAAAAGATGGGAGTAACACCAAATAGTTGGGTTGTTATGAAGTTTATGAATACAACACCACTCATTGAAAATCTACAATCACACATAAAAGTAACACTTAATACATTAAATAATGGCAATGAAATTACACAACCTCTTCCAGTTCGTGATGTAATATATCCTACATGTAATGCTACATATAATGAAAATTTCCAAAGTATTAATGGTAGTGTTGAAAATATAGTAGTTGCAAACGATACAACTAATATAACAGTAAGAGTTGACAATCAAAGACTTATACTTAATGCTATAAAATCAGATATTACATATAAACTCATAAATAACAATCAAACAATAGAAGTTACATATAACTTACCTAGTGATATTAATGCTAAAACATCAATAAAAGTTAATTCAAAGACAATTATTAAAAATCAGAAAATTGTAAATGGAAAACTTACAGCTATATATGACATACCAACATCCTGGAGATATAATAGCTACATATTAAATATTATTGCAAATAATAATGGTGATATACTTAATAAAAATATTACAGTAATGATTCCAAAACGTGATGTTTCAATTAAAATAAGTATAGATAACAATAAAAAGCCAATAAAAGTTGGAGATACAATTAAGATAGTTGTATCAGTAAAAATGGCAAATCAAAACATTACAACAGGAAAAATTGTATTTAAAATAAATGGAAAAACACAACAGTCAGATATTAGAGTTGTTGATGGAAAAGCAGTGATAAATTATACTATTCCATATACATTTAATCCTGGAAACTATACAATTTCAATTAAGTATTCAGGTGATGAAAATAAGAATGCAAATATGCAAACTCAAATACTTCAAGTTGCAAAAGATAACATCTATCTTAAAGATAACTCAACACTCTATCTTATGAGTGATAGTGGTATTAGAGTTCCAATTACACTTGTTGACTCACATAACAATTATGTTGGAGAAGTTAAGTTATGTTATAAAATTAACAATATCACATATAAAACCAACATTACACTAGTTGATGGAGTGTTTTATTTTGATTATATAACACCTGTGGTTGCACAATCTTCATCACTAAAACAAACTCTTACAATAAAAGTTGGAGAGTCAAAAAGATATAATGAGGCAATACTTAATATTCCACTTATAATTGAATAA